Genomic window (Syngnathus typhle isolate RoL2023-S1 ecotype Sweden linkage group LG19, RoL_Styp_1.0, whole genome shotgun sequence):
tgaacggaaagttgcgtcactgactcgttcgtgaacgggaaattaCGTCACTGATTCGTAAAGTCCCGCCTCCATCTATCActcgctgctgattggtcgttcgcGAAGATTAACgaatgagtgacagacagctttGCCGCTATGCCATTATAACAACCTAAAAGACatttacatattgtcatatatagCAGTTAactaaatgtctgatttttgttttgattggcgaatataaaaccaaggaataaaacaccagacaagttataacataaatgtttattaaaataataataataataataaaagtacatctcaaaccagcaaactaatgtgaaactgcagtcgatatattggataacaatatttcgGCATATagatgcatacacgttatttaaaacctattataagtaaatcgtaaatctacattctggcttacatagttcacgttaggagacgcaacacgttcactgacggaaaggcagttcacccaatgactcgttcgcgaacaggaaagtcaggattcgttccctcactgatccgttctcgcgatgaactggaaatgcgaatcactcactcactgattcgttcactcacagattcgtccgttggtgaacgggaaattcaATTCACgacgttcgtgaacgggaagttacgtaattttctttttccttttattttacggcgaggtggcaccagcttcaatgggcattaccgacacctactggttgaagtcatacgAACGGAAaacactctcgttcactgaaaagattcgttcctttgaacgaatcgttcactcacgagccaacactagcagGCAGCATTCGTGCGTGCACTCACATGGGCAAAGCACGGGGCGACCACAGCGTATTGAAATACGTGTTCGGAgctgaagcttttttttcctgcaacgTGGCTGAATTGTCCTCTTTGTTGGTCAGGGGAGAAATGAGTGTGTAATTGTATCGGGTCTGACAATCGTTGCCATTATCATTAGCAACTTATGCCCCTTAGCATGCTAAAATGCAATGGGTAACTCCATAAATAGGCTAGCGGCAATTAGCATGGCTATTagtcatttaaaagaaatatcTTTTAGCTTCAATACAGATAAATGAAACCTACTGAGAGGCATTTCTACTAATAGCTCAATTTTGTGGAAACATTTTGAAGCATGCAGCTTATACTTCTCCATTGACGCCATTTCGTGTCCACAGATCGTCCACGCAGGCGCCATGAGCGGGCTTCTCAAGAGAAAGTTTCAAGATGTGGGCGAGGACCTGTGCTACTCGTCGCCCTCGCCCTCCTCGCTCTCGTCCGCCTGCTCCGCCTGGGACTCGGAGGGCGAGAGCTGCTACTCAGACACCCTAGATTCCACCCCTAGCAACCCCGGCTCCCCGGCAACGCATTCCAACAGTGAGTCAAGTTGCTGACGGAAAATATGTTGTGTTTTTACGGCTCCGCTGAGGTTCTGATAATAAAAACCCACAGAACAGGGAGAGAGCTGAACGAATTTGATCCGCTGGCAGCTCATGAAACACTCAAATAGCTCTTAAAGCGGGCCAAAGGGCCCAATCCCTTCACGCTGCGACTCCTCCAGGACAACTGGTTGCAAGCCATTCGTTCTTTCGACGCTTGGCCATCCAAATAGGTTTTCGACGTGAAACCGGAGTGGCCAAAAAGCTCGGCGACGTCTGCTACAGGCGACTGTGGCAAATGAGGTTTCCTGGAAGAGCAGCGCTGGCCACTTGCCCGGCGGAGCGTGGGATGCGGAGGAGATGGTGTGCAAACACAAACCTGGGGGAGCAGATTGGTGTCGTTGCAAAGGAGGTGGAGAATATGGCAAAGGTGCTCATTAGTTCAGCTACTACAGCTGAGATTAAGGACCCTCTGGGGATTGCCTTTGCAAATGTTCCCACCCTGGGACCTTCTGTCCCACTCTGCCATTATATaacaattaaatatatatagcCACCACATGTGGACACATGCCACTTTCCGAGTGGGGAGGGGTTGTTAGAAGACGTGGAAACCGTCCAGTAGTTCTTCCATTGTGTGCACGTGTACCTTTGAGCTTTGTCCTGTTCTGGCACTGTTTCGTGGGAATCTCGTCGTCTTGCAGGGATTGCCTGACAACCCCCCTGCCTCTCCCTCAGTTGATTTATCATTGTGCACAACGCAACAAAGCCGAGCTGATAATTTTTCATGGTGGTGTCTCTTTTACGCGACGTAAATGCACTCCAATTCATGTTTTCGTGCTAATTGGGTGCCCGATAAGGCTCTATGAAAGAGCAGAGCAATGAATCAGAGGAGCGTCCTTTTTACTAGGCGCCTGTAAATTCCAATGCAAGGATATTCCAACCTCTAGTGGCACGCCGAAGCAGTGCATGCAAAACTAGAAAAGAGGAAACCAAATCCatttcctcttcctcccctcCGCAGTGACGTCCATCCTCAAGAAATCCAAGCGGGCGCGACGGAGCAATGTCACCTTTGACCAGGTGACGGTCTTCTTCTTCCCGCGGTGCCAGGGCTTCACCAGCGTACCCAGCCGAGGGGGGTGCACCCTGGGCATGACGCCCCGGCACAGCGCGCACCGCACGTACACGCTGACTGAGTTCGCCGCAGAGCAGCGGTTGCTGCGCCGGGAGAAACTGCTCAACCGGCTACGGGAGGAGAAGCTGGGGGCTCTTAAATTAAAGGTGAGCGAAGACACAGAAGCAAACTCAGATTTGAGGGTTTGGGTCTCCCTTTGACCAATCGTGTCTTCTGCAGTTGACCAAGAACGGAACGCAAGACAGCGAAGAGGCCGAGCGGCTGACGGTGGACGACATCCCCGAGCGGGATGAGGACGTGAGCAGCGCCAACCTGGAGGAGGGCTCGTTCCTCCAGCCATACCCATCCAAGCAGCGCTACGCTCTGCTGAAAGCCGCCGGCGTTAAGAAGGTCGACAAGGAGGAGAAGAGACAGCTGCACGAGCTGCGGATCTCCAGGGAGCGTTGCGGCTGCGATTGTCAAGGCTTCTGCGAGCCCGAAACTTGCGGCTGCAGCTTGGCTGGCATCAAGTGTCAGGTAAGAGAACCTTTGAGGAACATTCAGACTGTGGGCTTCTTTTGGACAAGTCACGTAGCAGCTAAGAAGTAATGGGTTCTTCCTCCGGCAGATGGACCATTCGTCGTTCCCGTGTGGCTGCACCAAGGACGGCTGCGGCAACACGCAAGGCCGCATTGAGTTCAACTCCACCCGGGTGCAGACGCACTACATCCACACCATCATGAAGCTGGAGCTGGAGAAGCGACTGGAGGAGCAGTCCGGAGGCGAGGAGGCAGCGGTAGCGACGACAGAAGCCATGGCCGCTCCCCCCGCTTGCTCCTTCCCCTTCGGCTCGGAGCTGGCGTCCGCCGGCGACAACAGCTGCAGCAGCGACATGACGGACTTGTCGGACTTGTCCGGCCACAGCAACGACTTCGAGGGTGGCGGGAGCCCGTGCGGGCGGCGCACTCCGCTGGATGTGGACGAGAAAGGCCTGAGCCGCATCCTCAGCTTCAACGAGGCCGGGAACTGGGACGCCGCCGAGAAGGACTCGTGTCCCCTGCAGGCGGCCACGACGACTGAGACCTTTGGCAGCTTCAGCATGGCGGACTTTGCCGACGACAACGCGGCACCGTTGGTCAATCGGACCGGGTCAGAACTTTTGGACGAGAACGCTAACCAGGGCAACGGACTCTTCAACTGCGGCGGTGTCCCTCACACTCCCTCGCCGACCGTGGACCGCTCGGCCAGCTACAACATGGACCTGAGCCTGTCCTCCGAGTCGGACCTGGAGTTCTTCGACGGCTTCCCTTGCCTCGGCCCCAGCTCGCTCTACAACTCGCTTAAGGAGTACGAGCACATGGACAACTTTTTCCACTTCCAGCTGCCGAGCTACCCGAGCATGCCAACGTCTGGCGATCCGGGCACCTGCCTCCTAGAGTCCCTCATCGGTCTCTCGGAGTCCGTCCCCGAGCCGCCTCCCGCCTTTACGGACAATCAGATGTTGGAGGAAGCCATCAAGTTGTCTGTAATGGAGTCCGTCAAAGTTTGACATACAAAAAGCTTGGGCTGTGCTGAACCAGAACATTGTAATGGTTCTAGAGCCATTTGGGTTCACCCCAAAGCCCAATTTCCAAAACTTAGTGTCAAATTTGGAGGAAGACGCTTGGTCGGACACGTCGGAATTTGGAGGATGCTGTGATCTCCTTCTTAGCCTAAAGTCCAAAGTCGCCTTTGGGCGCTGGCGTGAAGGCCCGCCAACACCAAAACACACTGAGAGAACTCATTACCAAACCCACGAACGGGAACCGGAAGGAGCTGTAACAACACAGCCGAATGTGCACCTCAGGGATTCTTTTGTTCTGGCTTTTCGGAGGCCATTGCTGCGACGGTTTTTGCCTTTCTCGGACCCCGTCAAATTATTTGCGTGGAATCACGAAGTTAGCGGACTCCCGAGAGGTTCGCATGGtacaagaaaatggaaaaaaaaaaaatcccgctcGATCAGCACTTTATCAATGGCATCGTTTTGGTCGCGTGGGGTTCAACTGTTGAATTATCGACTCTTGGCTTAAACGATTTCAAAGCtgtactgttgttttttttgccttttatcATAAGTTATTTCCTGCAAggattcatatttatttttcactCGAGAAGCACTGTGCTTTCCTTTCTTTCACAACCGTCAAGTGCAATCGTCctcattcacatttt
Coding sequences:
- the csrnp1b gene encoding cysteine/serine-rich nuclear protein 1b isoform X1 — its product is MSGLLKRKFQDVGEDLCYSSPSPSSLSSACSAWDSEGESCYSDTLDSTPSNPGSPATHSNMTSILKKSKRARRSNVTFDQVTVFFFPRCQGFTSVPSRGGCTLGMTPRHSAHRTYTLTEFAAEQRLLRREKLLNRLREEKLGALKLKLTKNGTQDSEEAERLTVDDIPERDEDVSSANLEEGSFLQPYPSKQRYALLKAAGVKKVDKEEKRQLHELRISRERCGCDCQGFCEPETCGCSLAGIKCQMDHSSFPCGCTKDGCGNTQGRIEFNSTRVQTHYIHTIMKLELEKRLEEQSGGEEAAVATTEAMAAPPACSFPFGSELASAGDNSCSSDMTDLSDLSGHSNDFEGGGSPCGRRTPLDVDEKGLSRILSFNEAGNWDAAEKDSCPLQAATTTETFGSFSMADFADDNAAPLVNRTGSELLDENANQGNGLFNCGGVPHTPSPTVDRSASYNMDLSLSSESDLEFFDGFPCLGPSSLYNSLKEYEHMDNFFHFQLPSYPSMPTSGDPGTCLLESLIGLSESVPEPPPAFTDNQMLEEAIKLSVMESVKV
- the csrnp1b gene encoding cysteine/serine-rich nuclear protein 1b isoform X2; translated protein: MTPRHSAHRTYTLTEFAAEQRLLRREKLLNRLREEKLGALKLKLTKNGTQDSEEAERLTVDDIPERDEDVSSANLEEGSFLQPYPSKQRYALLKAAGVKKVDKEEKRQLHELRISRERCGCDCQGFCEPETCGCSLAGIKCQMDHSSFPCGCTKDGCGNTQGRIEFNSTRVQTHYIHTIMKLELEKRLEEQSGGEEAAVATTEAMAAPPACSFPFGSELASAGDNSCSSDMTDLSDLSGHSNDFEGGGSPCGRRTPLDVDEKGLSRILSFNEAGNWDAAEKDSCPLQAATTTETFGSFSMADFADDNAAPLVNRTGSELLDENANQGNGLFNCGGVPHTPSPTVDRSASYNMDLSLSSESDLEFFDGFPCLGPSSLYNSLKEYEHMDNFFHFQLPSYPSMPTSGDPGTCLLESLIGLSESVPEPPPAFTDNQMLEEAIKLSVMESVKV